A genomic region of Thermoplasmatales archaeon contains the following coding sequences:
- the gcvH gene encoding glycine cleavage system protein GcvH, whose protein sequence is MEIRENLLYTKTHEWILRKNSIVRVGITDYAQDKLTDVVYVELPEIGKYFKRGEVVATLESVKSVSEVYAPVSGKIFSINDALNDDPGLINREPYDSGWIFEIEMENEEELKDLINPKDYEKILEGEK, encoded by the coding sequence ATGGAGATTAGAGAGAATTTGCTTTATACAAAAACGCATGAGTGGATTCTCAGGAAAAATAGCATTGTTAGAGTTGGAATAACAGATTATGCTCAGGATAAATTGACCGATGTAGTATATGTTGAATTACCTGAAATTGGAAAATATTTTAAGCGGGGAGAGGTTGTTGCAACTCTGGAATCAGTTAAATCTGTTTCCGAAGTTTATGCTCCAGTCAGCGGGAAAATTTTCTCGATAAATGATGCACTAAATGATGATCCGGGATTGATAAATCGTGAGCCATATGATAGTGGTTGGATTTTTGAAATAGAAATGGAGAATGAAGAGGAGTTAAAAGATCTTATAAATCCGAAAGATTATGAAAAAATTCTGGAGGGAGAAAAATGA
- a CDS encoding Hsp20/alpha crystallin family protein encodes MVRKKDKEKDSFDWFDDWGFDDIFEEFDERFRKMQHRINKLLKDAMEGNIPAKEGGPFIYGWSFRVGPDGKPQFEEFGNIKPRTGIEEMAREPLVDVIEEGDKICVTAEVPGVTKEDINLEITDSKLVIKVDREDRKYYKEVKLPAKVDEDSAKATYQNGVLDIEFKKIKAEKKGKRIEIK; translated from the coding sequence ATGGTAAGGAAAAAGGATAAGGAAAAGGATTCCTTTGACTGGTTTGATGATTGGGGATTTGACGATATATTCGAGGAATTCGATGAGAGATTCAGAAAAATGCAACATCGCATCAACAAGTTACTCAAAGACGCGATGGAAGGAAATATACCAGCTAAGGAAGGAGGCCCGTTTATTTACGGATGGAGTTTCAGAGTTGGACCCGATGGCAAACCTCAATTTGAGGAGTTTGGAAATATAAAGCCGAGGACTGGCATAGAAGAGATGGCAAGAGAACCACTTGTAGATGTCATAGAGGAAGGAGATAAGATATGCGTAACAGCGGAAGTTCCTGGTGTAACAAAAGAAGACATTAATCTTGAAATAACAGACAGCAAATTGGTTATAAAGGTTGACAGAGAAGACAGAAAATACTATAAGGAGGTTAAACTGCCAGCGAAAGTCGATGAGGATTCAGCGAAAGCAACATACCAGAATGGAGTGCTTGACATAGAATTCAAGAAAATAAAAGCAGAAAAGAAAGGAAAGAGAATAGAGATAAAGTAA
- a CDS encoding oligopeptide transporter, OPT family yields the protein MSRENFKPLIPAEKSVAELTFRAIAVGALLAIIMGAANAYLGLYAGMTVSAAIPGAIMALALLKPFKPTVLEVTLGMMGAAAGEALAAGVIFTIPALVVIGAWHEIHYWETTLIALVGGVLGVLWMVLLRRALIVKTDLPFPEGVAVAAVINTAVGKEGKGSSFWMLAGAILAGVVKLCQVSLNVFKGKVEEIFYAGKYGVMGKSSEGYFYGGVAASPALLGVGYIIGPKISAFVFAGGLLGWVIITPLIILSTGLPSGTPALEGFMEVWSSYVRYLGVGAMVVGGLYTIWKLRENLLHGVKEAVVGLRGRTVETKKRTEHDLDIKKVFVTIGLLIIPIFLIYGWLSNMYAVSAFMAVILVFLAFVASAIAGYMAGLLGSSNNPISGVTVAVLLFVSILMLAFGVTGYEGMTIVIGMAAVVCCAAAISGDVLQSMAAGQMLGATPWKQQVAEIIGVAAAAPVLAIVIQALDKAYKIGSADLPAPQAFLMGGIVKGVIGGEIVWPFVIAGAFLAIVLILMDIPVLPVAIGIYLPFTLTVPILVGGIVRAIVDRKLKKEGAEEEEEMSDWEMAIKETGIKPKEKAHRTGLLFSAGLIAGEALMGIIGAFLIILRVNLGVLEEAPAWPGMIVWGYIAFLLGYIVIREFRIANEG from the coding sequence ATGAGTAGGGAAAATTTTAAGCCTCTTATACCAGCAGAAAAAAGCGTTGCGGAGCTCACTTTTAGAGCGATTGCGGTAGGGGCTCTACTTGCAATAATAATGGGTGCTGCAAATGCCTACCTTGGCCTATATGCAGGGATGACTGTTTCTGCTGCTATTCCTGGAGCAATAATGGCTCTCGCTCTGCTAAAACCATTTAAACCAACTGTGCTGGAAGTAACACTGGGAATGATGGGGGCTGCAGCTGGCGAGGCGCTTGCTGCGGGCGTGATATTTACAATTCCCGCTCTTGTTGTGATTGGGGCATGGCATGAAATACATTACTGGGAGACAACACTAATTGCTCTTGTTGGTGGTGTGCTTGGTGTGCTATGGATGGTTTTGCTAAGGAGAGCATTGATAGTAAAAACAGATTTACCATTTCCTGAAGGTGTAGCGGTTGCAGCGGTTATAAATACTGCTGTTGGAAAAGAAGGAAAGGGGAGTAGTTTTTGGATGCTTGCGGGAGCAATTCTTGCAGGCGTAGTTAAGCTATGTCAAGTTTCATTGAACGTTTTCAAAGGAAAAGTTGAGGAAATTTTTTATGCGGGTAAATATGGAGTAATGGGAAAATCGAGCGAGGGCTACTTTTATGGAGGAGTTGCAGCATCACCCGCCCTTCTTGGAGTTGGATATATAATTGGTCCAAAAATATCCGCTTTTGTTTTTGCTGGCGGATTGCTTGGATGGGTTATTATTACTCCCCTGATCATTCTTTCTACTGGCTTGCCATCTGGAACACCAGCACTTGAAGGATTTATGGAAGTGTGGAGTAGTTATGTTCGCTACCTTGGTGTGGGGGCAATGGTTGTTGGTGGGCTTTATACAATATGGAAATTAAGAGAAAATTTACTTCATGGAGTTAAGGAAGCGGTTGTAGGGCTGAGAGGAAGGACGGTGGAAACTAAAAAGAGAACGGAGCATGACCTAGATATAAAGAAGGTTTTTGTTACCATAGGGTTGCTTATTATCCCAATTTTCTTGATTTATGGATGGCTAAGCAATATGTATGCGGTAAGTGCATTTATGGCGGTAATTCTTGTATTTCTTGCTTTTGTTGCATCCGCAATAGCGGGCTATATGGCGGGCTTACTGGGCTCATCAAATAATCCAATTTCAGGTGTAACTGTTGCGGTCCTTTTATTTGTTAGCATATTGATGCTTGCATTTGGAGTAACTGGCTATGAAGGAATGACAATTGTAATAGGGATGGCGGCGGTTGTATGCTGTGCCGCTGCAATAAGTGGAGATGTGCTTCAATCAATGGCAGCGGGCCAGATGCTCGGCGCCACCCCCTGGAAACAGCAGGTTGCGGAAATTATAGGCGTGGCTGCTGCTGCTCCTGTTCTTGCAATTGTAATACAGGCATTGGATAAAGCATATAAGATAGGAAGCGCTGATTTGCCCGCTCCACAAGCATTCCTTATGGGAGGAATTGTTAAGGGAGTTATAGGAGGAGAAATTGTATGGCCATTTGTAATAGCGGGTGCATTTCTTGCAATAGTTCTTATTCTTATGGATATACCTGTTCTTCCTGTTGCAATAGGAATTTATTTACCTTTTACCCTTACTGTTCCAATACTTGTGGGAGGAATTGTCAGGGCAATAGTGGATAGAAAGCTTAAGAAGGAAGGAGCGGAAGAGGAGGAAGAGATGAGCGACTGGGAAATGGCTATAAAAGAGACAGGAATAAAACCAAAAGAAAAAGCTCATAGAACTGGTTTGCTTTTCTCTGCGGGCTTAATAGCGGGAGAAGCTTTAATGGGAATAATAGGGGCATTTTTGATTATATTAAGGGTTAATTTAGGAGTTCTTGAGGAAGCACCCGCATGGCCTGGAATGATTGTTTGGGGTTATATTGCTTTCTTGCTTGGCTATATTGTTATAAGGGAATTCAGGATTGCAAATGAAGGATGA
- a CDS encoding PqqD family protein, with product MKDDSRPIRNVEWFEEEGLVRLKIIKFKSKIGKIFCKILKRPDYFIVNLDEIGSFAWRKFDGKNSVGEIMKMIEENYGKEKASGFPIFIKMLERNEYIRLE from the coding sequence ATGAAGGATGATTCAAGGCCAATAAGAAATGTTGAATGGTTTGAAGAAGAAGGGCTTGTAAGGCTTAAAATAATTAAATTTAAGAGTAAAATCGGAAAAATTTTTTGCAAAATTTTAAAAAGGCCAGATTATTTCATTGTAAATCTTGATGAAATTGGTTCATTTGCCTGGAGGAAATTTGACGGGAAAAATAGCGTTGGAGAGATAATGAAGATGATTGAGGAAAATTACGGGAAAGAAAAAGCGAGTGGATTTCCTATATTTATAAAAATGCTTGAAAGAAATGAATATATAAGATTAGAATGA